DNA from Pseudomonas putida:
GCCAGTCGAGCCAGCTCAATCCTTCCTTTGGCACACGCTTATCGAGTCAGGTGAGGCCCTAAGCGATTTGACTTGGGAAGCCTATGGACGGCGTCTGTATGATTACTTTGCCTTCCTGGAAGCCAATGGATTGGGCTGGGACGAGGAAAGCCCGGCTCACGGTCTGAGTGCTCTGTCGAGGTACAGGGATTGGTCGAGCGGAGAATTAGCACTTGATCCCGGCACGGTGAACAATCGTCTGGCCTTGATCGTGAGGTTCTACCGATGGGCTAAGCAGCGCAACCTGATAACTGTGCTGCCCTTCGGTGAGAAAAGGGTAAGAGTTGCCCAACATTCCGGTCTTCTCAGTCATATCGCTCTGCCCGGAGCCGAGAGCACGAAAGTTTCGGTGATGGTTCGCGACCGAAAGCGCTTGACCAAATTCCTGACCAAGGATCAAGTCAAGGTATGCCTTGCCCTGGATACCGATCCAAGCCACCAGATATTGTTCCACCTCATGGTGCGTACCGGCCTTCGCTCCTGTGAAGCGAGGTCTTTTCCTCTCAAATATGTGTTCAACCCCAGGTTGAAGAAGGGACTGCGCCCAAGGCAAATGATCAGTGTTGCTCTTGATCCTTCAGACATGCATATCAAGTACGACCGGCCTAGAACTATCGACGTGCCATGGTCGTTGATGGAGAGCATGTGGTCTTACTCCCTTCACCAACGAGAGGTTCGTAAGTCCAATGGTGATGGACGTGTTACCGCGCTGCTGCTGACTAATGAAGGCAGGCATTATTCAAAAGATTCCGTAGTGGACGTTATGAAGTCCTATGAAAGAAAGTGCGGTTTCTATGTTCGGGCCCACATGCTACGCCACACCTATGGGACTTATACCTTGCTTGCTCTTCGAAAAAGCAAAGAGTTTGAAGGTGAGCCATTGTTGTATGTCCGAGATAGGCTGGGGCATTCAGATGTGCAAACAACTATGATCTATTTGCATCTCATAAACCAGCTTGAAGCCCAATCCGTCCTTGCTCACGAGGACGAAATTGACATGATGTTTATGACTGATTCGGTTTCGCGTATTTGAGGTAGCACCATTGGCTCGGCAAAAAAGCTACAAGGCGGTTATGCGGTCGGTTACAAAAGGATTCGAGGCTGTCGAAGATGATATCAAGATTGACCTGCCGAGAAACCCGAGAAACCACAGGCAACTCGATCATACGAAATATTTAGGCTTGGGCTTCGACGCTTGGGCAATTCAAAGTCTTCACGTTATCAAAGCTTTGCTACAAGGAGGAAACTTCTCAGTGACGACCTTGATTGGTTACTCTACGAACGGGCTGAGATTTTTTATAAATTTCTTGAGTGGAGGTTCGGTCAAGTCGCCACCTGCAACGCCAAACAGTCTTACCAAAAGCCACTTGGATCGATACATCTCTTGGCTGAGGCTAAAATACCCTAACGGCTCGACAGCCAAGAATTACTATACTAGCTTCAAGTCGTTAGTTGTTGTTTTGGCTGAATATGGATTTATTGAAGTTAATCTTGACGATCTTTTGCCCCTCAATCCATTTCCTAATAATTCGCAGAGCACTAAAGATGCAGATCCGCTCACCTTGGGTGAAATGCAAAGGCTGATTGGCGCTTTGAAGTCAGATCTTATTGCCATCCATAAGGGTACATTCCTTGGAAATGGCGCGGAGGCGATGGCTGTATTGCTACTAATTACTGCGGCAAGGTCTGGAATCAATACTACGCCGCTCTTGGAGATGAAAAGGGATGCCCTACAGCCTCACCCATTTATTCCTAATCTCAGGTTGATTACTACCGTCAAACGTCGAGGTAAAGGCGCACAGAGCAAAACAATCCGTCAGACTAATCTGCTAGATGAGTACAGTGCTATTCCCCTGGATGGGGTGGCAGTCCTCAATAAGGCGCTGGAGATTTCTAAGCCACTCGTAGCACTGGCACCTGATGAAATATCTTCATGTGTGTGGTTATATCGCTCGGGCCAGCCTGGCCGCTCGAACGACATCGTTACCCTTACACCCGGTGCTTTATATGTCACGGCAAAAAGCATTTGTGAGCGTCATGCGCTTCAGGATGATCAAGGCAATCGGCTAAATGTCACGCTTAGTCGGCTGCGAAAGACTATGGAAAGCCGTTTGTGGAAACTGAGCGGTGGCGACATTATAGAAGTTTCCTCCGTTATGGGTCATACCCCTGGTGTCGCCGATAATCACTATTTGAAAATCAACGATGAGATCAAGGTCGACGGGGCGACATTTGTTGGGGAGGCTTTTCCGGACAAACTACGTGGCATAAACGTTATACCAACCCCACCAGGCGGCTGCAAAGATAGCCTTTACGGTAGTCTGGCACCAAAGGATGGCGTCAATCATTGTTCTGAATTCATCCACTGCCTCGGTTGCCCTAGCTATGCAATTGTAGGCACCTTGGAGGACTTATACCGGCTGTTCAGCTACCAACAATTCTTGTATGCAGAAGTCGAATACTTTCTCACGGACGAGTGGGGCGCATGGCGCAAGCGTCAGTTTGACTATATTCGATTGATAGATGATTTCACCCAGAAGTTTGATCTTGCATTGGTTTCGCAAGCAAGGGCTCAGGCTGAGTCATCTCCGCACTTGTTCTGGGCTAAAAAAATCGAGTTCATGAAGAAAAAATTGGGCGGCGAAATTTGAGCATAAGAACCACGAATGCGGTGTTAAAGGCATATGATGTCCTCATCGCACAGCCAGTTTCAGCGAATGGTCTAAGGATTCTCCGATCAAGTCAGCACAGGCCATCTGACCTGTGCTGAAATAGCCCTCCGTCCAACTGCCCTCTACAAGCCCGCCATCCCATGAGCCAGATGAGCTTTTCCGATTTCGAGTACGCCGGTAAGCGCAAGCAAACCCGTCGCGAGCGTTTCCTGGCCGAGATGGAACAGGTGGTGCCGTGGAGCGGGTTGGTGGCGTTGATCGAGCCGCATTACCCTAAGGCTGGCGGTGGCCGCAAGCCGTATCCACTGGAAACCATGCTGCGCATTCACCTGTTGCAGAACTGGTTCTCGTTGAGTGATCCAGCCATGGAAGAGGCGCTGTACGAGATTACTTCGATGCGCCAGTTTGCTCGTCTGACGCTCAGCGCTCCGATCCCCGAAGACACGACGATCATGAACTTCCGGCACCTGCTGGAGAAGCATCAGTTGGCGGCGGGCATTTTGGAAACCATAAACAATTATCTGCGAGACAAGGGCCTGTCGTTGCGCCAGGGCACCATTGTCGACGCTACTATCATCCACGCACCCAGTTCGACCAAGAACAAGGAAGGCAAACGCGATCCTGAAATGCACCAGACGAAGAAAGGCAACCAGTACTTCTTCGGCATGAAAGCGCATATCGGAGCCGACGCAGAATCGGGCCTGGTACATCATGTCCATGGCACAGCCGCCAACGTGGCTGACGTGACGGAAGTTGCCCATCTGTTGCACGGTGGCGAGAACGTTGTCTGTGCTGACGCCGGTTACACCGGCGTAGAGAAACGGCCTGAGCACGACGGTCGGCAAGTGATCTGGCAGATCGCTGCGCGACGCAGCACCTACAAGCATTTGAGCAAACGCAGTGCGCTGTACAAGGCCAGGCGCAAGATCGAGAAGGCCAAAGCCCAGGTACGTGCGAAGGTCGAACATCCGTTTCGGGTGATCAAGCGTCAGTTCGGTTATGTGAAGACCCGCTTCCGTGGCCTGGCCAAGAATACGGCGCAATTGACCACACTGTTCGCGCTGTCGAATCTGTGGATGGTGCGCCGGCAATTATTGCCTGCTGCGGGAGAGGTGCGCCCGTGAGGGCAGAAAACCAAGGCTATGCCTTGGTTTTCCAATAATCAGCGGCTGAAAATCGGGGTTTTCGGCATCTCCAAGCCGTCCATTTGCGGCTGGTGGGTAACTTGTTCGGAGAATCCCTAGAAGCCTCGTTAATTGGGACTGACGTCACGAGCTGTCATGGTTTCAATCCGACTCGGCGCGGCTCGCACAGGTGATGCACAACGGCGTGGCCGGATCGAATTCCAGGCGGCCCGAGGCGATCAACTCGCCGCATTGGTTACACCAGCCATACTCGCCCTCGTGCCAACGCTTGAGGGCCAGCTGGAGGCGGACGCGTTCATGCTGCGCCCGACTGCGGATGGCATCGTTCATCGCTTGCTGCTGGAGTGCGTCCATCCTCGACAGACGCCCTACCTTGCTTTGATCCAACTCCACCGATTGCGAGCGAGACTCAGCGTCTTCCAGCAACCGATCCAGCTCGGCAGCCCGCTGTTCCAGTAGGGTCTTGAAATGGGCAAGATCGAGGGCGTCGTCCATGGCCGTTAGCGCAGCAGCAACAGTGGGCCAGTGGTGGTGCGCAGCATGCTGGTCGTGGTGCTGCCGACCAGAAACTGACGGATGCGCGAATGACCGTAGGCCCCCATCACCAGCAGGTCGATGCCGTGCTCTTTCTGATAGGCGTGCAAGGTAGGCTCTATCTCGCCGTTCAGGGTCTCGGCGCGAACAGTGAATCCGACGTTGAGCAGCACTTTCTGCGCCCAGTCCAGCTGCGCGGACGATTCGTCGTTCACTGGCCCAACCATCACCAGGTGGATCGGCAGCCCCTTCAGCAGGGGGCTGGCCGCCAGCATCTCCACACCCTTGCGGGTAGTAGCGCTGCCATCGAAGGCCAGCATCGCGCTCTCGGGCTTTTGGAAGTTGGCCGGGGTGACCAGGATTGGCCGGTGCATGATACGAATCACGCTCTCCAGCTGGCTTCCGACATGCTGACTCAGACCGCCGCTAGACTCGCCTTGGCGACCGATGACCAATAGGCGCGTTTCGCTTTCCAGCTCTTGCAGGTTTTCCAGCAGATCGCCATGACGTTGCTTGGACTCCGGCGCGGTCACACCATCCGTCATGGCCCGCTCTTTCGCGGCCGTTAACATGATCCGCCCCTGCTCCAGGGCCAACTTACCGCGCTGTTCATCCAGGGAAGCAAGCTCATCGAGCAGATGCTCGCGGCTGCCAAGGCCGATATTGCCACTCAAGTCGGCCGCAACTGGGTACTGGCGCTGATCCAGCACATGCAAGAAGGTCAGCGGGGCTTCCAGGCTCAGACTGGCCCAGGCTGCGTAGTCGCACACAGCTGGAGCCGAGGTGGAACCGTCGATACAGGCAATTACTTGGGTCATCGTTGTTCTCCTTCTCAGTGGCCCATGAGTTGATCAATGGCGTCGGGTTTATCGTGAACTCCGAATCGATCCACGATAGTGGCGCTCGCTTCGTTGAGACCTAACACTTCAACTTCGGTGCCTTCGCGGCGGAACTTGATAACCACCTTGTCCAGGGCAGCAACTGCGGTGATATCCCAGAAGTGGGCGCGATTCAGGTCGATGGTTACCTTGTTCAGGGCTTCTTTGAAGTCGAAGGCCGCGACGAACTTGTCTGCCGAGCTGAAGAACACCTGGCCAGTGACGTTATAGCTACGATGCTCGCCGGATTCGTCCAGCGAAGAACTGATCGCCATGTAATGGCCAACCTTGTTGGCGAAGAACATCGCGGCCAGCAGCACGCCGGCCAACACGCCGAAGGCAAGGTTGTGGGTGGCCACCACGACCACAACGGTGACGACCATGACAATGTTGGTCGACAACGGGTGCTTCTTCAGGTTGCGCAGCGAATCCCAACTGAAGGTGCCGATGGACACCATGATCATCACTGCCACCAGCGCAGCCATCGGGATCTGCTTCAGCCAGTCGCCGAGGAACACCACCATCAGCAGCAGGAATACACCTGCGGCCAGGGAGGACAGACGAGAACGACCGCCGGATTTCACGTTGATGATCGACTGACCAATCATCGCGCAGCCGGCCATACCGCCGATCAGACCCGAAGCAATGTTGGCCACGCCCTGGCCCTTGCACTCGCGGTTCTTGTCGCTGGGGGTGTCGGTCAGGTCGTCGACAATAGTCGCGGTCATCATCGACTCCAGCAGACCGACCACGGCCAGCGCTGCCGAGTAAGGGAAGATGATGGCCAACGTCTCGAACGTCAGCGGCACGTCAGGCCAGAGAAAGATTGGCAGCGTATCCGGCAGTTCCCCCATATCACCGACCGTGCGGATATCCAGCCCAACCGACATGGCGACTGCGGTCAGCACGATGATGCACACCAGTGGCGATGGGATGAGCTTGCCGATCCTGGGGATATAGGGAAATAGGTAGATGATGCCGAGGCCTGCGGCTGTCATGGCGTAGACGTGCCAGGTGACATTGGTCAGCTCGGGCAGCTGAGCCATGAAAATCAGGATCGCCAGTGCATTGACGAAGCCGGTCACCACCGAGCGCGAAACGAAGCGCATCAGCGAGCCGAGCTTCAGGTAGCCAGCACCAATTTGCAACACGCCACACAGCAGCGTGGCGGCCAGCAGATATTCAAGACCATGGTTCTTGACCAGGGTCACCATCAGCAGTGCCATGGCCCCTGTCGCGGCTGAAATCATGCCTGGGCGGCCACCGACAAAGGCGATCACCACGGCGATACAGAATGAGGCGTAGAGACCAACTTTGGGGTCGACGCCCGCAATGATAGAGAAAGCGATGGCTTCAGGGATCAGCGCAAGTGCGACGACGATCCCCGCGAGCACGTCGCCACGGACGTTGGAAAACCACGTTTGTTTGAGTGTTTGTAGCATCAGAATATCCAAAGCAATGCACCGCACGCATGCCAGGAAAATGGCGAGCGCGTCGATACGAATTCAAATTGTGAGGATTATTTTGCTGTGCGCTTTGGGTGTAAGAACCGGGCATACAGCAGTACGCAGCCGCCAGCGAAACTGGCGGAGGCGAGGTTGTTGCGAGGGGGCGTAGCGCTAAGGCGGCGTAGGCTGCCAGTAGAGCGTTTGGAGTACAGTCATGCTGGTGTTCCTGTAGCTCAAGGGGTATGCGGAGCCAAAAGTATACAGTGAAGCTATCGTCGATTGCGATCCGCCGCCCTGCTTTGCGAAGCCACGTCTGAAATAGGCTTAGTCGAGGAGTATCGCCATCAGGAACGAAGGAAAATAATCAAAAAAATGTTAGGGAGTTAATTTGCTTATAAATCAATATCTTACACTCAACTAACTGTTAGGGTCATTCAGATATAACGACGGCTGTGTAATCGCCAGGTCATACGACGCCAAGCCGTACGTGAAGATGGGCGAGCCCTATTTCCAGGCCAAGGAGAAGTTGCGGCGGCATGGCATCGTGGCATTTTCGTCCAACTATGCGCTGTATGGCGACATGAGCGAGCGGGTTATGTCGCTGATCGAATCGATGGTGCCTGCGGCCGAGGTCTACTCGATCGATAAAATGCTTCGCTGATCTCACTGGCGTGCAGGGGAGTCTGACCCAATTCGGCCGGGAGGTACGCGCCAAGGTGCTGCGCTGCACTGGCATCCCTGTCGGTGTGGGGATCGCCCGAACCAAGACTCTGGCGAAGCTCGCCAACCACACCGCGAAGCGGCTGCAGGCGCATACGGGTGGGGTGGTCGACATCACTGATGATTTCAAGCGCGACTGGGTACTGCGCAACACTGAGGTGAAAGAGGTCTGGGGCATTGGCCGGCGGATGACGGCACACCTCGAGGCGATGGGCATCTGCAGGGCCATGGACCTAGCGAAGGCAGATCCGCGGATGCTGCGTGACAAGTTCAGCGTGGTGGTGGAAAAGACAGCGCGCGAGCTCGCCGGCACGCCGTGCCTCGAACTGGATGAGGCTGATCCGCCGAAGAAGGAGATCTGCTGCAGCCGGATGTTCGGTAAGAAAATGACCGAACTGACACCAATCAAGCAGGCGGTAGCGACCTATGCAGCGCGAGCAGCCGAAAAGCTGCGCGCCCAGGGATCGGTGTGCAAGCGCATGCGAGTGTCGATCCGCACAGGCATGTTCAATCCCAACGAACTGCATTTGGCGAAAGGGGCGCTGGTTGAACTGCCTTACCCCACGAGCGACACTCTATTGCTCACGCGGGCAGCGACTGAGGCTGTGGAGAAGGTCTACCAGGACGGGTACCGCTACAGCAAAGCCGAGGTGCTGCTGCTCGATCTACGGCAACCAGGTGAATTCACTGACGATCTGTTCGCGTCAACGCAGCCAGTTGCCTGCGATCGCCTGATGTCGGTTATGGATGGCATAAACCTTCGGTACGGCAAAGGCACACTGAGGTCTGCCAACGTCCCCCGAAGCCCAGAGTGGGGTATGCGTCGAGAGCTCTTGAGCCAGTCGTTCACAACAAGGTTGGATGAGCTGTGGCGGGTTTACTGTAAGTGAATAACTAGTTAAGGTCTGGGAGAGCACACGCGCATACTTAATTGGCATTGCCAACTGGATAAATTAGCATCCAGTGTATATGCTCTCAAAAAATTCATCACCAACACGGCATACTAGATCAATAAGGAATTCCATGAAACTTCCAGGGCGAAATGAACGTTGCTGGTGCAAATCTGGGAAGAAGTTTAAACACTGCCACCTAGACATTGATCGCCAACCACCTGTAGCAGCACACACTGTCTTGCAAACCCTTGGCTCTTTCAAGAAAAATAAAAAATGTAGCGTACCGCAATCATTGCAGCACGAGTGCTCAGGCGGGATAATAAATGCCCACACCGTCTCAAAAAGCTCATCTCTGAAGGCGATAGCTAGAAACGGGCACGTATTAAAAATATCGATAGAACTAAAAGTTAATATCCCGCCAAAAATAAAATTGAGCGAGGTGGGTATAAATAGCGCCTCGACTTTTACAGGCTTCTGTGCCAGCCATGATAAAAAATTATTCTCAACAATCGAAGACCAACCGTTCAAGCCTGTACCATCACACTGCTTCCTGATTATGTACAGAGGCATTTCCAGAGAGATCTTCAGCAAAGAGTACGCCTCAAAAACCTTTGATTTCATGAGGATCCTAGACAGGGGAAAGAGCCTGGCTGAACAGGTCGTAATCCAGAATGCATCAGCCTTACTCGGGAATAATAACTCCTTAACAACAAGCGACCTAAAACACATAAAATCAAAGCTAGACACTATGTTAGTCACGGGCGACTACAGCGACTTAAACTACGCCGTATTCACACTTGAATCCCCACCACCGATAATGGGAAGTGCTATAGTTGGCCCGACATTCGACTTTGATGGATATGAAGCCCAGAAGATAACAAGCATTCCTGGCGACATGCCGGACTACATGACCATTAATTCATTCGCTAGTGACGGCAAAGGCTTCATTGTTTTATCCTGGCTTTCAGAACACTCTTTGACCTGCAACAAACTGATAAGACAATTCTTGGACAAGAAACTAACAGCCGACAGCCTGGCGGCCTTTATGGTGTTACTAATAGAGAACTTCTACATTTCACCAAGCTGGTGGGAATCACTGGATAACGGCACACAAGCCCTGATAAAAAATATGTACTCGCAAGGTGTAGAAACCCACACCGATGGCAACTCGATAAACATCGACCGCCCACTGCACTTCCCTGCAATAATAAATGTATCAATGAACCCCACGCTTTAGATCCAGCCATCATAAACTGAGCAGATGGAACCCGCGGCTGCCAGGACTTTGAAGGATCGGCGTATTCCATGATGCTCATTGTGAGCGCACGAGGGCGGCAGAGGGCGCTGGACTGTACGAGGGGCTTTTCAGTCCCGGCGCTCGCCAACAGAGGGTTTGCCCTTCGACATCGATCGAGAAATTCCACGCCGGCGGGCTAAGTATTTTCTGCTGAATCAGGATCATGGTTGCGCGAGGGTGTACTCGGCTTCGAGAGGACACCCATGAAACTGCCGATCCGAAAACACCTGCCCCTTGCTATGGGCCTGCTCATCCTGGGCGCCATCATCGCGTTCCAGCAGTACCAGCTGTCGACTCTGTCTCGCGCCGTGAATGGAGCAGCAGAAAAAGTCTCGATCGATGCACTCCAGAACAGGGTGAGCGCGATCGACGATCGGCTCGACAATGTGTCAGGCAAACCCCTGGTCACGATGGAAGACTTCCGTATAAGCCAGCAAGCGCTCTCGAGCCGGATCGATGCTGTGCAGGCCACAGCATCGCAGGCCCACGAGGCTGCAGCTGAAGCCACTCGCTCTTCCGCGACTGCGGGCGATCTCCTAGTACTGAAAGCCGACCTTGAGTCGCTCGACGGCAAACTGCAGAAAATGAGCAAGCCTCAGGCTCAGGCGACTGCACCAGCCCCCAAAACCTCCTCCAAACCGAAGGCGAAGCCCGCACCGGTTAAAGCCCCACCAATCCCGCAAGATCCTCCGCCCTTTCAGATGGTCGGCCTCGAATACCGAGGCGGAGAGCGTTTCCTGTCTGTTGCCCCCACTGGTAGCACGCGGCTGAGCCAGATCTACCTGATTCGGCCTGGCGAAGTGGTCAGCGGCAGCAACTGGCGCCTCAGGGCTGTAGATGAACGGACCGCAACCTTCGACGCCGGCGGAACAACCCGAACCCTGAGCATCCAGCCATGAGTAAAGCACCATGAATCTACCGATCGTTCGAGCCATCGCCTGCGCCTGCGCGTTTACCGCAATTGGCATTGAGGCCGCGCCGCTTCCTTCCGCCGCTGGAGGGGCCGCCTCCAGTGTTCAACAGCTCACCAGCGAAAGCACCCTGTCCCAGAACAAGCTCGATGATAGAGCCGCGCAGGAGTGGGGACTGACCCCCAAGGAGTACGAACGATATCAAGAGGTAATGCAGGGACCCCGGGGGGTGTATTCGCCAGGGCTTGACCCTCTCACCGCGCTGGGAATCGAGGCCCGATCAGAGAGCGAACGACGCCGGTTCGCCGAGCTGCAGGTCCAAGCAGAGCGCCAACGAGTCGATCGGGAGCTCGCCTACCAGCGAGCCTACGACGAGGCGTACCAGCGCATGTTCCCAGGCATCAAAGCCATTGAGATTTCGACCACCCCTTCGGGCCAGGCCGGATCCGGGAGCGGCCCAGCTCTGGAGGGCAACGGGCGCATGGCACTCTTCGTCAAAGACGACTGCCTACCCTGTATCAACCAGGTCAAACGGCTGCAGGCGTCACAGACGCCGTTTGATCTGTATTTCGTCGGCAGCCAGCAAGACGATGAAAGGATCCGCCGCTGGGCAATTCTCGCGGGTATTGACCCGTCCAGCGTTAAAAGCCGTCTGATCACACTGAATCATGACCAGGGCCGCTGGGTTCGCCTCGGGCTCGGTGGCTCGCTGCCAGCCGCCGTAACACAGGTGAATGGATCATGGCGTCGTCAGTGAGCGGGTGGCGGCTCTACGTTCTGTCGGTGGTTCTGCTCGCCGGCAACGCATGGGGTGTAGAAGATCCGCCAGCAGCTTACAAGGCGATCGGCATCAGACACGGGGTCCCGCCCGTTGTGCTCTATTCGGTGGCACTGCAGGAAAGCGGGACGCGATTGCGCGGGCAGCTTGTGCCGTGGCCCTGGACGTTGAATGTTGCCGGAACCGGCTACCGCTTCGCCACACGAGCAGACGCTTGCCAAGCTCTGATGATAGCGATTGTTAAGGCTGGACCCGCTCGAGTCGACGTGGGGCTGGGACAAACAAATATTCGCTTCAACGGGCATCGCTACCGCTATCCCTGCGAAGGCCTGGATCCATACAAGAACCTGGCGGTGACCGCTCAGATCCTGGCTGAACAAAAGGCTAAGGGTGGAACCTGGATCGATGCTGCGGGGCGGTATCACCGCCCTGCCGGGGGGGCGCCGGCCGCGAAGTACCGTAGCTATTTCACGAAACATCTTAGCCGGGTCACCGGCATCAAATTCGAGGTAGTGACCCCATGACATATCCCCACGCCCGGCGATCACACGCCGTGCAGGCCCTGGCCCTCGCGATCGTGAGCAGCCTGGCTCTGCCCTGCAATGCTGATCAGCAAGCGGTGCTCACCGTGGTGGAGGACCGTGGCGGCTCATCCGCACTGTCCTACTACCAAGACATTGATCCCGAGCCTACGCACACCACCCCAGTTGTGACTGGCGTCCGGGCGGGCGGGGCATTTCCGGTGTCGACTCCAGAACTGAGCCCCGGCCCAGTACATGGACGAGTGATCAACGCAGCAGGTCTGCAGCCGATGTTCATCGTTGGGGATGATCCAACGTCGCAGGCCTGGCTCAAGCAGAAGCTGTCGGCACTTCAAGGCCTGCAGGCAGTAGGCCTTGCTGTGAATGTCAGCAACGCTGCACGACTGCAAGAGATCCGCCGCTGGGCACCTGGGTTGCAGGTGATGCCTGTACCTGCCAGCGATATTGCTGGTCGCCTGGGGCTGCAGCACTACCCGGTGCTGATCACAGCTACAACCCTTCAGCAGTGAGAACCGGGATGCGCCCAACACGACTATCGCCAGTGTTCACACTGATCATCAGCCATCCCCTACACCGGCCCGGCCGGGAGCAAATGATTGAGCAGGTTCGCCATGTGAGCGAGCTGTACGGTGCTCGCTTGACAGGAATCTCCGAGCTCAACGAACACGCATTCGCCCAGCGCCTGGCCGAACGGCTGACACCGGACCAGGTTGAGCAAGCGCGTGCGGAAGTCGACGCCATGACATACACCGCGAGGACCTGAGATGGCGACATACACCCTTGAATCTCTGCTCCGGCCGCCGGTAGAGCTTTTCACTACTGCGGTCTGCTATGTGGCAGCTTCGCTTTGCATTTGCGCGCCCTGGGCTTTTGCGCTGACCCCACTATTTGGAATTGTCGCCGCGCTGGGTTTTATCTACCTGGGC
Protein-coding regions in this window:
- a CDS encoding integrating conjugative element protein, translated to MTYPHARRSHAVQALALAIVSSLALPCNADQQAVLTVVEDRGGSSALSYYQDIDPEPTHTTPVVTGVRAGGAFPVSTPELSPGPVHGRVINAAGLQPMFIVGDDPTSQAWLKQKLSALQGLQAVGLAVNVSNAARLQEIRRWAPGLQVMPVPASDIAGRLGLQHYPVLITATTLQQ